The DNA segment TGCGAAAACTAGGGAAGTTGTTTTTGTTCCGGCACGTGGCGGGCTTGGCGAGCAGGTGGAGAATCAAGTGAATACGATTAGTGCAGAACTTGCGAGTCGAGCAGGGGCACAATATCGCTTGTTGCATGTTCCAGACCAAATAAGTGAGGAAGCTTACTCATCTCTTGTATTAGAACCTTCTGTTAAGGACATCCTAAGGCTGATTAAATCAGCTTGTACGGTTATTCATGGAATTGGAGATGCAAGAACGATGGCGCTCCGGCGTGATTCAGTGAATTCGTTTATTGACAAGCTTAATCGGGAAGAGGCTGTAGCAGAGGCGTTTGGATATTATTTTAAC comes from the Desertibacillus haloalkaliphilus genome and includes:
- a CDS encoding sugar-binding domain-containing protein; translated protein: AKTREVVFVPARGGLGEQVENQVNTISAELASRAGAQYRLLHVPDQISEEAYSSLVLEPSVKDILRLIKSACTVIHGIGDARTMALRRDSVNSFIDKLNREEAVAEAFGYYFN